In Haematobia irritans isolate KBUSLIRL chromosome 1, ASM5000362v1, whole genome shotgun sequence, a genomic segment contains:
- the LOC142233688 gene encoding uncharacterized protein LOC142233688: MRAFVVLCLVAVACADKLGYNYHPVGHSNSGLSFTPGGGSSGGLAAPSYSNSGSGSDFGHSNGPSSFDGQSSHEAPAFAPQGEIEKQFITYTADDEEFLDPQATNQFANSVKQGLRVVFVKGPDNHGLEEAALALAKSAAEQHTDIYVLNKQADLAALANKLNAENANSNNKPDVHFVKYRTPEDAVNAQKAIQGQYDALGGKSENIDGGVATSLNFASQAPIPQHSASAPGASYLPASVFRIRH, encoded by the exons ATGCGTGCCTTTGTAGTCCTTTGCCTGGTTGCTGTTGCCTGTGCTGATAAATTAGGCTATAACTACCATCCAGTGGGTCACTCGAACTCTGGATTATCGTTTACCCCGGGTGGTGGTAGTTCCGGCGGCTTGGCTGCTCCTTCATACAGTAATTCAGGATCAGGATCCGACTTTGGACATTC CAATGGGCCCTCTTCTTTCGATGGCCAAAGTTCACACGAAGCTCCTGCCTTTGCCCCACAGGGTGAAATTGAAAAGCAATTCATTACCTACACAGCTGATGATGAAGAATTCCTGGATCCTCAGGCCACCAACCAATTTGCCAACTCCGTGAAACAAGGTCTCCGTGTTGTGTTCGTCAAGGGCCCCGACAACCATGGATTGGAAGAGGCTGCTTTGGCTTTGGCCAAATCTGCTGCCGAACAGCACACCGACATCTATGTCCTCAACAAGCAAGCCGATCTTGCTGCCTTGGCCAACAAATTGAATGCTGAGAACGCCAATTCCAACAACAAACCCGATGTACACTTCGTTAAATACCGTACTCCCGAAGATGCTGTCAATGCCCAAAAAGCCATTCAAGGTCAATACGATGCTTTGGGTGGAAAATCCGAAAACATTGATGGTGGCGTTGCCACATctctaaattttgcttctcaagcTCCAATTCCCCAACACTCTGCTTCAGCACCTGGCGCCAGCTATTTGCCTGCTTCCGTTTTCCGGATTAGACATTAA